The Microcoleus sp. FACHB-831 genomic interval TTTCGCCTACCGCTGGTTTGCTAGGAGCTGCTTTTATAGCCTTCTCTCCCTTTGGCGTCTACCTCTCCCAAGAAGCACGACACTACACTTTGCCCATACTGCTGATCTCTTTAGCCCTCCTTGGACTAATTTTAATTCAGCACAACCTCAAAACCCAACAGTACCCAAAACCTTTTATTTGGCTTGGCTGGGTTATCGTTAATAGTATCGGTTTTTACGTCCACTATTTTTTTAGCTTCTCTTTTATTGCCCAAATAATAACTTTAATTGGCCTGCTTTACAAGTCTAGAATCAAGAATAAAATTTCTTTATTTTTCCTTTCTTTTGCCCTTTGTCTTTTACCTTTTGCCTTATTCATACCCTGGCTGTCTGTCTTAAAGGGACATATGGGGAGTTCCGAAACCAACTGGCTGCCCCAAAGCCCTAGCATTGCGCCGCTTTACCAAACAATAGCAGGTTGGCTCCTGATGGCGATCGCTCTACCAATAGAAAGTCAGCCGCTTGAAATAGCAATTCTAAATGCATTGCTAATGGTTGTCTTTGGCAGTTGGCTGGGATGGCACTTCTTCAAAGGAATAAAAAAACTTTGGAACACTCCAACCACACATCTAGCTACTTTCACCCTAGCTAGTTTCATCCTCTGGGTTCACCTAGAATTTTTAGCAATTATCTACCTTTTAGGCAAAGATATTACTGTTGCCTCTCGCTATAACTTTGTCTATTACCCAGCCGCATGCGCTCTTTTGGGAGCCAGTCTTTGGAAGTTAAAAGTTAAAAGGCAAAAGGTAAAAAAAGGCAAAAAAGACTTTACTGTTTACTTTATAATTTTTCTTGTCAGCTTATTAAGCTGTGTCTGTGTCGTTTCTAACTTAGCTTTTCAGAAACCGTATAATCCACAGCAGGTAGCCGATAACATGAACATACAACCTGCTGTTCCTATGATGGTTGTCGTTGGCTACAACAATTCTCAGGATGTAGCTTTAGGTTTGAGCTTTGCTTTGGCTTTAGAAAAAATTAGGGCATCTGTAAACACTGAGAATACCTACTTTGCTTTTATGCATAGTGCAGGTGGTTATCAGTCTGTTTGGGAAAAGCTTTCCCAAACACAAATACCTCTAAAATATCCTCTCAATTTGTGGGTAGTTGCCCCGGAACTAAAGCGGACAAACTATCCACAAAGTTTGACTTTTTTAAGCCAATCGAGTTGTACTATAGATCCGGCTCAACATTACCGCGTAGGGATTCCCTATCAGCTGTATCGGTGTCGTTAGTATTTAGTAACTGGTAATTGCTAAAAATTATGAGTGTTGAGTTACTAATTCAACACTCAAATCCCCATTAGCTATTCATCAATCTGCCAAAGATCCTTGCTTAGTCCTTCATCGATAATTTTCTTCGGACGCAGCACGAGAATTACTCGTCCCAGTAACGGCACGTCGGTAGCTTGTTCAAACCAGTGAAATTCTAGCTGACCTGACTGTTCAACTAAAAAATAGCTGTTATCTTCCCATTTACGCTGGGAACGATCGATGAGAACCAAAACGTCTTCAGGTTTGCCGCCAGCTTTCTCCCCTAGCTGGCTGGTGTGGCAGATGATGGCAACAGGATCTTCAGCCTTCGATACTACTTGCCAACCGGGTAAGCAAACCCAAGCCTGATTCCCAGCATATTTAACGATATTGAAAGGCCCAGTTTCTTCAAAAATTGGAACTTCTTTGAGGTCTGCCTGAGCCAGGGGGAACTGTCCGGCAACTGGTATGAGGCGGGGGAGCCCTTCGTCGGCTTCAAGTCTGTAGAAGGGCCAATTGGGGGCCGGACGCTGGGCGGGTGAGAGACCTTGAGTTAGCAACTGCTCAATTTGTTGCCGCGCTGTTTGGCTGTTTGCAAACATTAAGCCGCGAGCAATCAAACGCGATCGCTCTTGTAAGTCGGCTTGTTGTTTGGCTAGTTTCCAATAGTGGTAAGCAGCAGCGTCTCCTGGATGGTTCTCAAACCCAGCTGGCAGGGTGCGATACCGCGAATACTCTTTCATGGCTCTAGCAAGGTCGCGGGAATTATCCAAGTCAAGGCTTTTGGCTACGATAAATTCGGCGGCGGTGGCGCGTTCTGCCTGGGCGAGAATGCGTAACTCGTACAAAATATCGCTGCCTTTGCGCGTGAAGTGCGATCG includes:
- a CDS encoding glycosyltransferase family 39 protein: MKFFIFSQRSNSRRDALTSYKTQISVKNLKLTTLDYLPLAGIILLGAVLRFWHLDLKPLWLDEVITALFSLGRSYNDVPLDVFFPLSTVKEIFTFNQGATCPQIANTVATQSTHPPLFFCLMHGWLNWISPINASWVWKLRSLPALFGIAAIAVIYFLNRIAFSPTAGLLGAAFIAFSPFGVYLSQEARHYTLPILLISLALLGLILIQHNLKTQQYPKPFIWLGWVIVNSIGFYVHYFFSFSFIAQIITLIGLLYKSRIKNKISLFFLSFALCLLPFALFIPWLSVLKGHMGSSETNWLPQSPSIAPLYQTIAGWLLMAIALPIESQPLEIAILNALLMVVFGSWLGWHFFKGIKKLWNTPTTHLATFTLASFILWVHLEFLAIIYLLGKDITVASRYNFVYYPAACALLGASLWKLKVKRQKVKKGKKDFTVYFIIFLVSLLSCVCVVSNLAFQKPYNPQQVADNMNIQPAVPMMVVVGYNNSQDVALGLSFALALEKIRASVNTENTYFAFMHSAGGYQSVWEKLSQTQIPLKYPLNLWVVAPELKRTNYPQSLTFLSQSSCTIDPAQHYRVGIPYQLYRCR
- a CDS encoding RuBisCO accumulation factor 1, which translates into the protein MTDSSPGYEDRIPQSAEASLNVEDLLQKLRRKEGTWVEWGQACTTLQKAGHNPQAIFEATGFEPIQQNQVMVGAQVFTSIVNAGMSDEVRSHFTRKGSDILYELRILAQAERATAAEFIVAKSLDLDNSRDLARAMKEYSRYRTLPAGFENHPGDAAAYHYWKLAKQQADLQERSRLIARGLMFANSQTARQQIEQLLTQGLSPAQRPAPNWPFYRLEADEGLPRLIPVAGQFPLAQADLKEVPIFEETGPFNIVKYAGNQAWVCLPGWQVVSKAEDPVAIICHTSQLGEKAGGKPEDVLVLIDRSQRKWEDNSYFLVEQSGQLEFHWFEQATDVPLLGRVILVLRPKKIIDEGLSKDLWQIDE